In Kitasatospora sp. NBC_00240, the following are encoded in one genomic region:
- a CDS encoding flavodoxin family protein, with amino-acid sequence MTTTSPAAVRPTVAIAFHSGYGHTAVLAEAVARGAGAAGATVVTVAVDTITDEQWAQLDDADAIVFGSPTYMGTASGAFHVFGEASSKRWFASAWNDKVAAGFTNSASKSGDKAGTLGFLQTLAAQHGMHWVNLGLKPGWNASTASEFDLNRLGFSNGAAASTPSDGGPEAVHKADIATAEHLGERVARHTAVVLAGRAALAA; translated from the coding sequence ATGACCACCACCAGCCCCGCCGCCGTCCGGCCGACCGTCGCCATCGCCTTCCACTCCGGATACGGCCACACCGCCGTCCTGGCCGAGGCCGTCGCCCGGGGCGCCGGCGCCGCGGGCGCCACGGTCGTGACCGTCGCCGTGGACACCATCACCGACGAGCAGTGGGCTCAGCTGGACGACGCCGACGCGATCGTCTTCGGCTCGCCGACCTACATGGGCACGGCCTCCGGCGCCTTCCACGTGTTCGGCGAGGCCAGCAGCAAGCGCTGGTTCGCGAGCGCGTGGAACGACAAGGTGGCGGCCGGCTTCACCAACTCGGCGTCCAAGAGCGGCGACAAGGCCGGCACGCTGGGCTTCCTGCAGACGCTGGCCGCCCAGCACGGCATGCACTGGGTCAACCTCGGTCTGAAGCCGGGCTGGAACGCGTCCACCGCGAGCGAGTTCGACCTCAACCGGCTGGGCTTCTCCAACGGCGCGGCCGCGTCCACGCCGTCGGACGGCGGGCCGGAGGCGGTGCACAAGGCCGACATCGCGACCGCCGAGCACCTGGGCGAGCGGGTCGCGCGGCACACCGCCGTCGTGCTGGCCGGACGGGCCGCCCTCGCGGCCTGA
- a CDS encoding ATP-binding protein translates to MTGPTTPRHQPHPHLGGRAEALRALAAWHAAGPGEPKVLLLTGDPGSGRSRLVGGFLMLCDPVFRRRIDLTVLDPATVPSATGPGPLVFGAAGLTPDQLLLRLADVLAPGARLTAEVYEQLAALDEGNPVTIVVPDVDRVGVLRVRDEAVRATRAVLSPLAQSPGVRLLADLPRAQAYWLADQLPPDQVRVIDLDEAPWADAPGLALQAAHTLGGGLPFAPSAREVERLAAGLAGTAGNALVVRLAASSMRVTPGGGPPKLPRSVGEALDLHAERCGTHELTLRRLLTPLALARDGAVLPLPLWARLASAVAGRDLSRTLLEGQTLLAPFFELVEPGQPGRTEPDDGQPAVRLVHPAVGAELRERLGTAALEAHRRITGVLLEDVPAGGPQRWAGVAPYVREQLTAHALEAGRLPELLADPGFLVHTPQVLLRAAVEHLARTGAELPPVARTWLRLAPQFTRAELHPAQRAGLLDYACHQDGLPGLDLGPGLPWRTLWWQPLPEITAVTAAYGPDGAPAVVAALPTAEGSTLVGFDAATGTPLPQAERLARPGEEQRAAARFALSSGADQVRVWGGSAQEPVTSLALPPGSLVAADITPDGILLLADPFGLAALRVTAPGA, encoded by the coding sequence ATGACCGGCCCGACCACCCCCCGCCACCAGCCGCACCCGCACCTCGGCGGCCGGGCGGAGGCCCTTCGCGCACTGGCCGCCTGGCATGCGGCCGGCCCGGGGGAGCCCAAGGTGCTCCTGCTGACCGGGGATCCGGGCAGTGGCCGGTCGCGGCTGGTCGGCGGGTTCCTGATGCTCTGCGACCCGGTCTTCCGCCGCCGGATCGACCTCACCGTCCTCGACCCGGCCACCGTGCCGTCGGCGACCGGGCCCGGCCCGCTGGTGTTCGGCGCCGCCGGCCTCACCCCGGACCAGCTGCTGCTGCGTCTCGCGGACGTGCTGGCGCCCGGGGCCCGGCTCACCGCGGAGGTCTACGAGCAGCTCGCCGCACTCGACGAGGGCAACCCGGTGACCATCGTGGTGCCGGACGTGGACCGGGTCGGTGTGCTGCGGGTGCGCGACGAGGCCGTCCGGGCGACCCGCGCGGTGCTCAGCCCGCTGGCGCAGTCCCCGGGCGTCCGGCTGCTCGCCGACCTGCCCCGCGCACAGGCGTACTGGCTCGCCGACCAGCTGCCCCCGGACCAGGTGCGGGTGATCGACCTGGACGAGGCGCCCTGGGCCGACGCGCCCGGGCTGGCCCTGCAGGCGGCCCACACGCTCGGCGGCGGGCTCCCGTTCGCGCCGTCCGCGCGGGAGGTCGAGCGGCTCGCCGCCGGCCTCGCCGGGACGGCCGGCAACGCCCTGGTGGTCCGGTTGGCGGCCTCGTCAATGCGGGTCACCCCCGGGGGCGGTCCGCCGAAGCTGCCCCGGAGCGTCGGCGAGGCGCTGGACCTGCACGCCGAGCGCTGCGGCACCCACGAGCTGACGCTCCGGCGGCTGCTGACACCGCTCGCGCTGGCCCGGGACGGGGCCGTGCTGCCGTTGCCGCTGTGGGCGCGGCTCGCCTCCGCCGTGGCCGGCCGCGACCTCTCCCGCACCCTGCTGGAGGGGCAGACCCTGCTGGCGCCGTTCTTCGAACTCGTCGAGCCGGGCCAGCCCGGCCGGACGGAGCCGGACGACGGGCAGCCCGCCGTCCGGCTGGTGCACCCCGCCGTCGGCGCCGAACTGCGCGAGCGCCTCGGCACCGCCGCGCTGGAGGCCCATCGGCGGATCACCGGGGTCCTGCTCGAGGACGTTCCCGCCGGCGGCCCGCAGCGCTGGGCGGGCGTCGCCCCCTACGTCCGCGAGCAGCTGACCGCACACGCCCTGGAGGCGGGCCGGCTGCCCGAACTGCTCGCCGACCCGGGATTCCTGGTGCACACCCCGCAGGTGCTGCTGCGCGCCGCCGTGGAGCACCTCGCCCGTACCGGCGCGGAGCTGCCGCCGGTGGCGCGGACCTGGCTGCGGCTGGCCCCGCAGTTCACCCGAGCCGAACTCCACCCGGCCCAGCGGGCGGGCCTGCTCGACTACGCCTGCCACCAGGACGGCCTGCCGGGCCTGGACCTCGGCCCCGGCCTGCCGTGGCGCACGCTCTGGTGGCAGCCGCTGCCCGAGATCACGGCGGTGACGGCCGCGTACGGCCCGGACGGCGCGCCCGCGGTGGTGGCGGCCCTGCCGACGGCGGAGGGCAGCACCCTGGTGGGCTTCGACGCGGCCACCGGTACGCCGCTCCCGCAGGCCGAGCGACTGGCCCGGCCGGGGGAGGAGCAGCGTGCGGCGGCCCGCTTCGCACTCAGCTCGGGCGCCGACCAGGTCCGGGTCTGGGGCGGTTCGGCGCAGGAGCCGGTGACCTCCCTGGCCCTGCCGCCGGGTTCGCTGGTGGCCGCGGACATCACCCCGGACGGGATCCTGCTGCTGGCCGACCCGTTCGGCCTCGCCGCGCTCCGCGTGACGGCCCCCGGGGCCTGA
- the mycP gene encoding type VII secretion-associated serine protease mycosin, whose protein sequence is MAGQIRPGAHRPRDHGEIDEGDVMRRTDAGTRGRRLAAALLAAGAVVGLVATPAAAVDSIRDQQWHLDAMKAPEMWQTTKGAGVTVAVIDSGFKLDHPDLVGQFLPGKDFSGLPGGVGDDKEGHGTGIAGIIAGTGKGLGGKGAFGLAPGVKILPLKIKNSGNSGATVTNTEFLKEIDQAIVYAADQDAKVINISQAGAASGFSEADISGLKAAVAHASSKGSMVIAGAGNSAQDGNPVMYPAALPTIVAAAATDRNGVVTDESERGSQIDLAAPGKDIYRPCTGPSGYCKSHGTSDATAIVSASAALLWSVHPDWSPNQILRVLINTAGKPQDGSARTDLIGYGTVRPRIALSTPGDPGPANVSPLIGQMEGEATPAPSATAPATGQATPAPSASGTPGEGSEPVDLPVTGQAAESDSGNLPLVIGGSAAALAVIAVVVVLLMRRRRAGSAAAPQPTPAGAPYGGQLPPQGGPGAPGGAPTAPYGQAAPPQYSPPAGPPQYGTPPPPPPQYGPPADPPANNPYAR, encoded by the coding sequence GTGGCCGGGCAGATCCGTCCCGGGGCCCACCGGCCCCGGGACCACGGGGAGATCGACGAGGGAGATGTGATGCGGCGGACGGACGCGGGAACGCGGGGGCGGCGGCTCGCCGCGGCCTTGCTGGCTGCGGGTGCGGTGGTGGGCCTGGTGGCCACCCCGGCCGCCGCGGTCGACTCGATCCGGGACCAGCAGTGGCACCTGGACGCCATGAAGGCCCCTGAGATGTGGCAGACCACCAAGGGCGCGGGCGTCACCGTCGCGGTGATCGACAGCGGGTTCAAGCTGGACCACCCGGACCTGGTGGGGCAGTTCCTGCCGGGCAAGGACTTCAGCGGCCTTCCGGGTGGGGTTGGTGACGACAAGGAAGGCCACGGAACCGGCATCGCCGGAATCATCGCCGGAACCGGCAAGGGCCTGGGTGGGAAGGGTGCCTTCGGACTGGCTCCGGGTGTCAAGATCCTTCCCTTGAAGATCAAGAACAGTGGAAACTCGGGGGCAACTGTCACCAATACGGAGTTTCTCAAGGAGATCGACCAGGCCATCGTCTACGCGGCGGACCAAGATGCCAAGGTCATCAACATCTCTCAGGCCGGCGCGGCGTCCGGGTTCTCCGAAGCGGACATCTCCGGCCTCAAGGCAGCCGTGGCCCACGCGAGTTCCAAGGGATCCATGGTCATCGCCGGTGCTGGGAACAGTGCCCAGGACGGAAACCCCGTGATGTATCCGGCGGCACTGCCCACGATCGTCGCCGCAGCCGCGACCGACCGCAACGGCGTGGTGACCGACGAGTCCGAGCGTGGCAGCCAGATCGATCTCGCTGCGCCGGGTAAGGACATCTACCGACCCTGTACCGGCCCCTCGGGCTACTGCAAGTCCCACGGCACGTCCGACGCCACCGCCATCGTCTCCGCCTCCGCCGCGCTGCTCTGGTCGGTCCACCCGGACTGGAGTCCGAACCAGATCCTGCGCGTCCTGATCAACACCGCGGGCAAGCCGCAGGACGGCTCGGCCCGTACCGACCTGATCGGCTACGGCACCGTCCGGCCCCGGATCGCGCTCAGTACCCCGGGCGACCCGGGTCCGGCCAATGTGAGTCCGCTGATCGGCCAGATGGAGGGCGAGGCCACCCCGGCCCCGTCGGCCACCGCGCCCGCGACGGGACAGGCGACGCCCGCACCGTCCGCATCGGGCACCCCCGGCGAGGGCAGCGAGCCGGTCGACCTCCCCGTCACCGGCCAGGCCGCCGAGAGCGACTCCGGCAACCTGCCGCTGGTCATCGGCGGTTCGGCGGCAGCTCTGGCGGTGATCGCCGTTGTGGTGGTGCTGCTGATGCGCCGCCGCCGTGCCGGATCCGCTGCCGCCCCGCAGCCCACGCCCGCCGGTGCCCCGTACGGTGGCCAGCTTCCGCCGCAGGGCGGCCCGGGCGCCCCGGGTGGCGCTCCCACGGCCCCGTACGGCCAGGCCGCGCCGCCGCAGTACAGCCCGCCGGCCGGGCCGCCGCAGTACGGGACCCCGCCCCCGCCCCCGCCGCAGTACGGGCCGCCGGCCGATCCGCCGGCGAACAACCCGTACGCCCGGTAA
- a CDS encoding WXG100 family type VII secretion target, giving the protein MAGGTNFESIDHAKLKAMIANSDPAKVSERGNQISSAAKALEEISKVLAAHLGQLDWEGAAADAFKQFATKVHRTAGEISEASRVTGQVVEQVGQALASAKHGIPEVPKADMAAVSKHKDQPTGLVKGAGAAAGGLFGPVGSLFGATAADKAANMVDSDWVTDAEAQAAQKRVVAAHQEAIHEMEKLAQTYQMAASQLNALSMPETPKPPPGSVDGGENVPVDPSGGGSGTGTGSGGGGGRGSGSGGGGGGSIPGGGGGGGGGGGGGGGGWVPGTPPRPTPPGHIDPTPVPVPLPGDRPPGTLPWTNDPGTDLNSIPGPPRTGQPGGTIPVTPLPGGGGGTIPGGGTGTIPGGGAGWVPGGIPGGGGGGFIPGKGGAGGGGGGGKIGGAGSIPGRGGSGTVGAGGAGGTGGRSGTGGAGTTGGNVFGAKEAQAGRAGTPGGMGGGMGGGMGGAGGGSAGGRGRGLTSTAGGTVGGRKGPGAGGEFTPGGSGLRNRAGAAGGAGGAAGGASGARGGQGGMMGGQGGAGRSERERRNRADYLHEDEETWTNGTPQSNPGVIE; this is encoded by the coding sequence ATGGCAGGCGGTACCAACTTCGAGAGCATCGATCACGCCAAGCTCAAGGCCATGATCGCCAACTCGGACCCGGCGAAGGTCTCCGAGCGCGGCAACCAGATCTCCAGCGCGGCGAAGGCCCTGGAGGAGATCAGCAAGGTGCTCGCGGCCCACCTCGGCCAGCTGGACTGGGAGGGTGCGGCGGCGGACGCCTTCAAGCAGTTCGCCACCAAGGTCCACCGGACCGCGGGCGAGATCAGCGAGGCCTCGCGCGTCACCGGCCAGGTCGTCGAGCAGGTCGGCCAGGCGCTCGCCAGCGCCAAGCACGGCATCCCCGAGGTGCCCAAGGCGGACATGGCGGCGGTCAGCAAGCACAAGGACCAGCCGACCGGCCTGGTCAAGGGCGCCGGCGCGGCCGCCGGCGGCCTCTTCGGCCCCGTCGGCAGCCTGTTCGGCGCGACCGCGGCGGACAAGGCCGCCAACATGGTCGACTCCGACTGGGTCACCGACGCGGAGGCGCAGGCCGCCCAGAAGCGGGTCGTCGCGGCGCACCAGGAAGCCATCCACGAGATGGAGAAGCTGGCGCAGACGTACCAGATGGCGGCTTCGCAGCTGAACGCGCTGTCGATGCCGGAGACCCCGAAGCCGCCGCCGGGCAGCGTTGACGGCGGTGAGAATGTTCCGGTCGACCCCAGTGGCGGAGGTTCCGGGACTGGCACCGGCTCGGGCGGTGGTGGCGGCAGGGGCTCCGGCAGCGGTGGCGGTGGGGGCGGCAGCATCCCCGGCGGCGGCGGCGGCGGTGGGGGCGGTGGGGGCGGTGGCGGTGGTGGCTGGGTTCCTGGTACCCCGCCGCGTCCCACACCCCCCGGACACATCGACCCCACCCCCGTTCCGGTGCCGCTGCCAGGGGATCGCCCGCCCGGGACGCTCCCCTGGACAAACGACCCCGGCACCGACCTCAACAGCATCCCCGGACCGCCCAGGACCGGCCAGCCCGGGGGGACGATCCCCGTGACGCCGCTGCCCGGCGGTGGCGGCGGGACGATCCCCGGTGGCGGCACCGGCACCATCCCCGGCGGCGGCGCCGGCTGGGTTCCCGGCGGTATCCCCGGCGGTGGCGGCGGCGGCTTCATCCCGGGCAAGGGAGGTGCCGGCGGTGGCGGTGGCGGCGGCAAGATCGGCGGCGCGGGCAGCATCCCCGGCCGCGGCGGATCCGGAACGGTCGGCGCCGGCGGCGCGGGCGGTACCGGTGGCCGTAGTGGCACGGGCGGCGCCGGTACGACCGGTGGCAACGTCTTCGGTGCCAAGGAGGCGCAGGCCGGACGCGCCGGGACCCCTGGCGGTATGGGCGGCGGTATGGGTGGCGGCATGGGCGGCGCCGGCGGCGGTTCCGCCGGCGGCCGTGGCCGTGGCCTGACCTCGACGGCCGGCGGAACGGTCGGCGGCCGCAAGGGCCCCGGTGCCGGTGGGGAGTTCACCCCGGGCGGCAGCGGCCTGCGCAACCGCGCGGGTGCCGCGGGCGGCGCCGGTGGCGCGGCCGGGGGTGCCTCGGGTGCCCGTGGCGGGCAGGGCGGGATGATGGGCGGCCAGGGCGGCGCCGGTCGCAGCGAGCGCGAGCGCCGCAATCGTGCCGACTACCTGCACGAGGACGAAGAGACCTGGACCAACGGAACCCCGCAGAGCAATCCCGGCGTGATTGAGTAA